The following proteins are encoded in a genomic region of Oncorhynchus masou masou isolate Uvic2021 chromosome 32, UVic_Omas_1.1, whole genome shotgun sequence:
- the LOC135526967 gene encoding glutathione-specific gamma-glutamylcyclotransferase 1-like has product MKLLAITTSEKPNLWIFGYGSLVWKPDFKYKRSKVGYIDGYSRRFWHGDNFHRGDKDVPGRVVTLVEDQDACTWGVAYEVTDSQLEESLQYLNVREAVLGGYVTKMVEFIPREKYQGSLLALVYIATSDNPIYLGPATSTEIAAQITICRGNTGHNIEYLLRLAEFMRLYCPEVEDDHLFSIEAAALALVI; this is encoded by the exons ATGAAGCTTCTGGCTATTACCACATCAGAAAAACCCAACCTGTGGATATTTGGCTATGGCTCCTTAGTCTGGAAACCAGACTTCAAATACAAGAGGAGCAAAGTCGGTTATATTGATGGATATAGTCGACGCTTCTGGCATGGGGACAATTTCCATCGAGGAGACAAAGACGTG CCAGGTAGAGTGGTAACTTTGGTGGAAGATCAAGAT GCTTGCACTTGGGGGGTAGCCTACGAGGTCACTGACTCCCAGTTGGAGGAGTCTCTGCAGTACCTGAATGTGAGAGAGGCTGTGCTGGGGGGCTACGTCACCAAGATGGTGGAGTTCATTCCCAGAGAGAAGTACCAAGGGTCCCTGCTCGCCCTGGTCTACATTGCCACCTCTGACAACCCCATATACCTCGGGCCTGCCACTTCCACAGAGATAGCTGCTCAGATTACCATCTGCAGAGGCAACACGGGCCACAACATAGAGTACCTCCTCCGCCTGGCTGAGTTCATGAGGCTGTACTGTCCCGAGGTAGAGGACGACCATCTCTTCTCCATAGAGGCAGCCGCCCTGGCTCTGGTCATCTGA